Proteins from a single region of Corylus avellana chromosome ca11, CavTom2PMs-1.0:
- the LOC132166413 gene encoding nuclear transcription factor Y subunit B-7-like, which yields MEDESHGNGTDGGSPESPCLKNGNNNKEQDRFLPIANVGRIMKKVIPANGKISKDAKETVQECVSEFISFVTGEASDKCQREKRKTINGDDVIWAITTLGFEDYVSPLKTYLQKYRELEGEKLNIPKQQRQQQQEQGVAYNNSVYSSTTLMSQPPFVAADQPYSLPFSPNSIQKQLQPQDQIDSVGHW from the coding sequence ATGGAGGATGAGAGCCATGGAAATGGAACCGACGGAGGAAGCCCAGAAAGCCCTTGTTTAAAGAATGGTAACAACAATAAAGAGCAAGATCGCTTCCTCCCTATAGCAAATGTTGGAAGAATCATGAAAAAAGTTATTCCAGCCAACGGAAAAATCTCAAAGGATGCAAAAGAGACCGTCCAAGAATGTGTCTCCGAGTTCATTAGCTTTGTTACTGGTGAAGCATCTGATAAATGCCAGAGAGAAAAGAGGAAGACGATCAACGGCGACGATGTCATATGGGCTATCACAACCCTAGGGTTCGAGGATTACGTGAGCCCTCTCAAAACCTACCTCCAAAAGTATAGAGAGCTTGAAGGAGAGAAGCTTAACATTCCTAAACAGCaacgacaacaacaacaagaacaagGCGTAGCGTATAATAATAGTGTATATTCTTCCACAACTCTCATGTCTCAGCCGCCATTCGTGGCAGCTGATCAGCCATATTCCTTGCCTTTCTCTCcaaattcaattcaaaaacAATTACAGCCACAAGATCAGATTGATTCAGTGGGACATtggtaa
- the LOC132165027 gene encoding uncharacterized protein LOC132165027, producing MWCYVVAMDACHLLLGRPWQYDWNAHHDGRKNTYSFIVDNVRLTLLPSLGNGPKPSKGAGHSQSLLTKREFITEMLASKVVYVLLGREGNKIEEVPEEAMGLVEEFADVFLAELPEELPPLHDIQHQIDLVPGLSLPNWPHYLMSPKEHEELRRQVEWLLAKGHIRESLSPFAVSALLTPKKMSYGGCAWRVEPLTRSR from the coding sequence ATGTGGTGCTATGTGGTGGCCATGGATGCATGCCACTTGTTGTTGGGGAGACCGTGGCAATATGACTGGAATGCGCACCATGATGGAAGGAAGAACACATATAGCTTCATAGTAGACAACGTGAGACTGACACTCCTACCAAGCTTGGGAAACGGACCTAAACCCTCAAAGGGGGCAGGCCATTCTCAATCACTATTGACAAAACGGGAGTTTATCACGGAGATGTTGGCATCAAAGGTTGTGTATGTGCTGTTAGGCAGAGAGGGCAACAAAATAGAAGAGGTGCCGGAAGAGGCCATGGGGTTAGTGGAAGAGTTTGCCGATGTATTTCTGGCAGAGTTACCTGAAGAGCTTCCTCCTCTTCATGACATTCAACATCAAATTGACTTAGTGCCTGGATTGAGTCTACCTAACTGGCCACACTACCTTATGAGCCCCAAAGAACATGAAGAATTGAGGCGACAAGTGGAGTGGTTATTGGCCAAGGGGCATATTCGAGAGAGTTTGAGCCCGTTTGCGGTATCGGCATTGCTCACCCCAAAAAAGATGTCATATGGAGGATGTGCATGGAGAGTGGAGCCATTAACAAGATCACGGTGA
- the LOC132166214 gene encoding cysteine proteinase inhibitor-like, with protein MAKVGGVSEVGGSQNSVEIDGLARFAVDEHNKKQNTVLEFQKVVNAKQQVVAGTVYYITLEVSDGGKKKVYEAKIWEKPWLNFKELQ; from the exons ATGGCGAAGGTTGGAGGAGTCAGCGAAGTTGGGGGAAGCCAGAACAGCGTGGAGATCGACGGCCTCGCTCGCTTCGCCGTCGACGAGCATAACAAGAAACAG AATACGGTTCTGGAGTTTCAGAAGGTGGTGAATGCGAAACAGCAGGTGGTTGCGGGAACTGTGTACTACATAACGCTGGAGGTGAGTGATGGGGGGAAGAAGAAAGTATATGAGGCCAAGATTTGGGAGAAGCCATGGTTGAATTTCAAGGAGTTGCAGTAA